One Gloeothece verrucosa PCC 7822 DNA window includes the following coding sequences:
- a CDS encoding RnfABCDGE type electron transport complex subunit D has protein sequence MLFRDARDYQILFLSLFLFLGLSSRDWTVRIDLMLVVISSCLLTQVLLSFLVNSATDKIEIYSPINSPQNLLFQRFNWMDFPWRSALITGLGLCLLLRANNYQTMALAGCLAIASKFLFRFRGKHFFNPANFGIIAALIFTPDAWVSPGQWGTDWWYLLLFLGAGGIVLKKVGRWDTSAAFLLAYVALEIIRNAWLGWSWDVLLHQLTSGSLLLFALFMLTDPRSIPNATASRLIWAVTVAVLTFILQHFFYLTTAIFWALFILSPLTLLLDYLWSAPRFTWQKPSLKYHLTTGI, from the coding sequence ATGCTGTTTCGAGATGCAAGAGATTATCAAATCCTTTTTCTTTCTTTGTTCCTATTTTTGGGGCTTAGTAGTCGAGATTGGACTGTTCGAATAGATTTAATGTTAGTGGTGATTTCGAGTTGTTTGTTGACTCAGGTACTGTTGTCTTTTCTGGTGAATTCTGCCACCGATAAAATAGAGATTTATTCCCCGATCAATTCTCCTCAAAATCTATTATTTCAACGTTTTAACTGGATGGATTTCCCTTGGCGTAGTGCCCTAATTACGGGGTTAGGACTTTGTTTATTGTTGCGGGCTAATAATTATCAAACAATGGCTTTAGCGGGCTGTTTAGCTATCGCTAGTAAGTTTTTATTTCGCTTTCGCGGTAAACATTTTTTTAACCCGGCTAATTTTGGCATTATTGCGGCTTTAATTTTTACTCCTGATGCTTGGGTATCGCCTGGACAATGGGGAACGGACTGGTGGTATTTACTACTATTTTTAGGGGCGGGCGGTATTGTCCTTAAAAAGGTTGGGCGATGGGATACCTCGGCGGCTTTTTTATTGGCTTATGTAGCATTAGAAATTATTCGTAATGCTTGGTTAGGTTGGAGTTGGGATGTCTTACTTCATCAGTTGACCAGTGGGAGTTTATTGCTATTTGCTCTGTTTATGTTAACTGATCCTCGCTCAATTCCTAATGCCACAGCGAGCCGCTTAATTTGGGCAGTGACTGTTGCGGTATTAACTTTTATTCTGCAACATTTTTTCTATCTTACTACTGCGATCTTCTGGGCATTATTTATCCTTTCTCCTCTCACTCTCCTTTTAGATTATCTTTGGTCAGCCCCTAGATTTACTTGGCAAAAGCCTAGTCTTAAATATCATTTAACTACCGGGATATAA
- the fusA gene encoding elongation factor G: MITPRQKVRNIGISAHIDAGKTTISERILFYTGKIHKIAEVKGEGDGATMDYMELEKEKGITITSAAITCYWKDTQINLIDTPGHVDFTIEVERSLRVLDGGIMVLCGVAGVQSQSITVDRQMKRYRVPRIAFINKLDRLGANPSRVIEAMREKLGLTPLVLHYPIGLEDQFEGVIDLIEMQANYYEGEHGEIVVTKPIPDSLIEEAKTAREKLLDQVSLISEEMTEKLLQEEEISQQLLYETIRQGTLNLEFVPVLMGTALKNKGIQNLLEAVELYLPSPLEREAIKATDITTEDEEIIYPEESDPMVALAFKLIDDEYGQLTYCRIYRGTLHKSDRLFNSRTQKPVRVNRLVRIEVDKRQELEQAEVGEIVGLIGVDCASGDTLCSNGTKLSLEGIYTPEPVMTLAITPKSQEDIDRISKALHRFTREDPTLHVSTDPESNKTLISGMGELHLDIYLERMKREYHAEVYVGNPAVAYRETISKAAHFDHTFVRQIGNSLHFAHVIGRIEPCKDSFVYKNRVKNNSIPKQFMSACEEGFRDAVKTGWLKGYPIVGVKIVLEGGSFHPLESSETAFRIAAMEGFEQGFSAANPVILEPMMLLEVETPSEFMGRIQGKLISRRALLLGTETRDHDSVIRAEVPLSEMFGYSTELRSLSQGMATFSMEFAQYRPLPDSLVEVIR, translated from the coding sequence ATGATAACTCCTCGCCAAAAAGTTCGTAATATAGGAATTTCTGCCCACATCGATGCCGGCAAAACCACCATCTCAGAAAGAATCCTCTTTTATACCGGTAAAATTCACAAAATCGCCGAGGTGAAAGGAGAGGGAGATGGCGCAACAATGGATTATATGGAATTAGAAAAAGAAAAAGGTATTACCATCACCTCAGCCGCTATTACTTGTTATTGGAAAGACACACAAATTAACCTAATTGATACCCCTGGCCACGTCGATTTCACCATAGAAGTAGAGCGCTCACTGCGGGTATTAGATGGAGGAATTATGGTACTCTGTGGAGTAGCCGGAGTCCAATCTCAATCTATCACCGTTGACCGGCAAATGAAGCGTTACCGAGTGCCGCGCATCGCCTTTATCAACAAACTGGATCGCCTCGGTGCCAACCCCTCACGAGTCATCGAAGCCATGAGAGAAAAACTCGGATTAACGCCGCTAGTTCTCCATTATCCCATCGGTTTAGAGGATCAATTTGAAGGGGTGATCGACTTAATCGAAATGCAAGCGAATTATTATGAAGGAGAACATGGGGAAATTGTCGTCACTAAACCTATTCCCGACTCATTAATAGAAGAAGCCAAAACCGCCCGAGAAAAACTCCTCGATCAAGTCTCTTTAATCTCCGAAGAGATGACCGAAAAATTACTCCAAGAAGAAGAAATATCTCAACAATTACTCTATGAAACCATTCGCCAAGGAACCCTTAACCTAGAATTTGTTCCCGTATTAATGGGAACCGCCCTCAAAAATAAAGGCATCCAAAACTTACTCGAGGCAGTGGAATTATATTTACCTTCTCCCCTAGAAAGAGAAGCCATTAAAGCAACAGATATCACCACAGAAGATGAGGAGATCATTTATCCTGAAGAATCAGACCCAATGGTCGCTTTAGCTTTTAAACTTATTGATGATGAATATGGACAATTAACCTATTGCCGCATTTATCGAGGAACCCTCCATAAAAGTGATCGCCTCTTCAATAGCCGCACTCAAAAACCTGTGCGAGTTAACCGACTGGTAAGAATAGAAGTGGATAAGCGGCAGGAATTAGAACAAGCAGAAGTGGGGGAAATCGTCGGCTTAATTGGGGTAGACTGCGCTTCAGGAGATACCCTTTGTTCCAATGGCACTAAACTCTCCCTAGAAGGAATATACACACCCGAACCCGTGATGACATTAGCCATCACCCCTAAAAGTCAAGAAGATATAGACCGTATTTCTAAAGCCTTACATCGTTTCACCCGAGAAGATCCCACGCTTCATGTTAGCACCGATCCAGAATCCAATAAAACCCTCATTTCTGGCATGGGAGAATTGCATCTCGATATTTATTTAGAAAGAATGAAACGGGAATATCATGCAGAGGTTTATGTGGGAAACCCTGCTGTGGCTTATCGAGAAACTATTAGTAAAGCCGCTCATTTTGACCATACTTTTGTGAGACAGATCGGCAATTCTTTGCATTTTGCTCATGTTATTGGACGCATTGAACCCTGTAAAGACTCTTTTGTTTATAAAAATCGGGTGAAAAATAATAGCATCCCAAAACAGTTTATGAGTGCTTGTGAAGAAGGATTTAGAGATGCTGTCAAAACCGGCTGGTTAAAAGGGTATCCTATTGTTGGGGTAAAAATTGTTTTAGAAGGCGGTTCTTTTCATCCTTTAGAATCATCAGAAACGGCTTTTCGAATTGCGGCGATGGAAGGTTTTGAACAGGGATTTTCGGCGGCTAACCCTGTGATTCTGGAACCGATGATGTTATTAGAAGTGGAAACGCCTTCGGAATTTATGGGACGTATTCAGGGGAAATTAATCTCTCGCCGCGCTTTGTTGTTGGGAACAGAAACCCGCGATCACGATTCGGTTATTCGCGCAGAAGTGCCGCTATCAGAGATGTTTGGTTATTCCACTGAGTTGAGGTCTTTGTCTCAAGGAATGGCTACTTTTTCGATGGAGTTTGCCCAATATCGACCACTGCCGGATAGTTTGGTTGAGGTGATTCGTTAG
- the clpS gene encoding ATP-dependent Clp protease adapter ClpS: protein MSTSTSTQVIEKSSTSTVRKPAPRYRVLLHNDDFNSMEYVVQTLMKTVAGMTQPQAVNIMMEAHTNGMALVITCTLEHAEFYCETLKAHGLTSTIEPDE from the coding sequence GTGTCTACGTCCACGTCCACGCAAGTCATAGAGAAAAGTTCAACTTCAACTGTTCGTAAACCTGCACCCCGTTACCGCGTCTTACTCCATAACGATGATTTTAACTCTATGGAATACGTGGTACAAACCTTGATGAAGACGGTTGCCGGGATGACTCAACCCCAAGCGGTTAATATAATGATGGAAGCTCACACCAATGGCATGGCTCTAGTGATCACCTGTACTCTAGAACACGCAGAGTTTTATTGTGAAACTTTAAAAGCTCATGGTCTAACCAGTACAATTGAACCGGACGAGTAA
- a CDS encoding CPBP family intramembrane glutamic endopeptidase, which produces MFLFKKSLKNYAAPLRIVLFLLGLLLVWLPVAIPIYLILNSSNPNLTSTLTLVLLYLEFIFLLRYWSKQVHQNSEGLKLYGLVRSRPTAIELLNGLSIGLLFTLSLFVIEAVLGWVKFQEPSVNFWRIVIEGLLVGLGIGFAEELLFRGWILDELQRDYKPSIALWSNAILFASLHFIKPLAEIIRTLPQFPALVILGLTLVWAKWSCSGRMGLNIGLHWGLVWGYYILKVGKLIVYTGTVSPGFTGIDGNPIAGIMGLGFLSLLAGIMRGKANIKRFKAPTP; this is translated from the coding sequence ATGTTTCTATTTAAAAAATCTCTTAAAAATTATGCCGCACCTTTAAGAATAGTGCTGTTTCTTCTGGGTTTATTGTTGGTTTGGCTGCCGGTTGCTATTCCTATCTATTTAATTTTAAATTCCTCTAATCCCAATTTAACCTCTACCTTAACCCTAGTATTACTGTATCTAGAATTTATATTTTTGCTGCGGTATTGGAGTAAACAAGTTCATCAAAATTCAGAAGGTTTAAAGCTTTATGGGTTAGTTAGAAGCCGCCCAACGGCTATTGAGTTATTAAATGGGTTAAGCATCGGGTTATTATTTACTCTTAGTTTATTTGTTATCGAAGCCGTTTTAGGATGGGTAAAGTTTCAAGAACCTTCGGTTAATTTTTGGCGCATTGTGATAGAGGGGTTACTCGTTGGGTTAGGGATTGGTTTTGCTGAAGAGTTATTATTTAGAGGCTGGATTTTAGACGAATTACAACGAGATTATAAACCGAGTATTGCTCTCTGGAGTAATGCAATTTTGTTTGCTTCATTGCATTTTATTAAGCCTTTAGCGGAAATTATTCGCACCTTGCCGCAGTTTCCCGCCTTGGTCATATTAGGATTAACTTTAGTGTGGGCGAAATGGTCTTGTTCGGGTCGGATGGGGTTAAATATTGGGTTACATTGGGGTTTAGTTTGGGGCTATTATATCCTTAAAGTAGGAAAGTTAATCGTCTATACCGGTACGGTTTCTCCCGGGTTTACGGGGATAGATGGTAATCCTATTGCGGGAATTATGGGCTTAGGTTTTTTGAGTTTGTTGGCAGGAATTATGAGAGGAAAGGCGAACATTAAAAGGTTTAAAGCGCCTACACCCTGA
- a CDS encoding CHAT domain-containing protein: MNDERREAYITLIEALLNCQDEEEFGQILSANPELLDVGLLETVARIAQSLAEQGEEKAAEGLMYLGSVLMQVLGLSEEETPKLNPQDYIEFLLDVFGVIAESKGNSEVVYPFLQNHLDKLDDTLADILYLWATNLFPSLEAETANGLAAIIVEFGNLIAQFPLGSRKSNLEIAIKGYQAALEVYTRAAFPVDWAMTQNNLGNAYRNRIRGEKAENIEEAISSYRHALEIYTRAAFPVDWATTQNNLGAAYSDRIRGEKAENIEEAISSYRHALEIYTRAAFPVDWATTQNNLGAAYSDRIRGEKAENIEEAISSYRHALEIYTRAAFPVDWATTQNNLGAAYSDRIRGEKAENIEEAISSYRHALEIRTRAAFPVQWATTQNNLGAAYSDRIRGEKAENIEEAISSYRHALEIYTRAAFPVQWATTQNNLGAAYSDRIRGEKAENIEEAISSYRHALEIYTRAAFPVDWAMTQNNLGNAYSDRIRGEKAENIEEAISSYRHALEIYTRAAFPVDWAMTQNNLGNAYRDRIRGEKAENIEVAISSYRHALEIYTRAAFPVECLQTNNNLGKLYFRESAWQNAIEAYNNAIEALSISRASASTPQRKQLVMEASINVYHNIIQAYLNNGQKRSALEYVERSKTQNLVEQITTQQRKPKGDIPQDIIKELNRLRHDIRNEQNHLDSQERQNPNSPPDRTRLYELLQELEQFIEESITPLDPTFKLTEAPKPISYEEIKALIDDHAAILEWYITGDKILAFIITHNQDEPIVWQSENEDRDKLIDWTIDEYLIPYDENFQDWQTDLDKRLTQLAKILHLDEILSLIPPECEKLILIPHWFLHLLPLHALPVGERKDLSPNPSPTRRGENITSKPSLVSQENTGENFTPISSQGRGEGGVRSLLIDVFPQGVNYIPSCQLLQIVQQRQHQDFNDIFMVANPEKNLNFTEVTVNKLKSLFNTHTLLTRESATQSALANHPHLLTTHCLHFYCHGKFNFTSPLESKLALAASSLSLKDIFNLFLPQCRLVTLCACETGVTDLNTISDEYVGLPSGFLFAGSESVVSSLWTVDELSSIFLMIEFYNKLRAGNSVTLALNAAQTRIRNLSKQDLEKWLHLNQLSLDATQIEYLDKLLKQSPEYPFQSSYHWAAFCAIGK, from the coding sequence ATGAATGATGAACGCCGCGAAGCTTATATTACCCTCATCGAAGCCCTGTTAAACTGTCAAGATGAGGAAGAATTCGGGCAAATACTCAGCGCTAACCCAGAGTTATTAGATGTGGGGTTACTGGAAACTGTCGCCAGGATAGCACAGAGTTTAGCAGAACAAGGGGAAGAAAAAGCGGCAGAGGGGTTAATGTATCTGGGTAGTGTGTTGATGCAAGTTTTAGGGTTATCCGAGGAGGAGACACCGAAACTTAACCCTCAAGATTATATAGAGTTTCTGCTGGATGTATTTGGAGTAATTGCAGAGAGTAAGGGGAATTCGGAGGTTGTTTATCCCTTCTTACAAAACCATCTCGATAAGTTAGATGATACTTTAGCAGATATTCTCTATCTATGGGCAACTAATCTATTTCCTAGTTTAGAAGCAGAAACAGCAAACGGGTTAGCCGCCATTATTGTAGAATTCGGTAATCTGATAGCACAGTTTCCTTTAGGTAGCAGGAAGAGTAATTTAGAGATTGCTATTAAGGGTTATCAGGCAGCCTTAGAAGTCTATACCCGCGCGGCTTTTCCCGTAGATTGGGCAATGACTCAAAATAATCTCGGCAATGCTTACCGTAACAGAATTCGAGGAGAGAAGGCAGAAAATATCGAAGAGGCGATATCAAGTTACCGCCATGCCCTGGAAATATATACCCGCGCCGCTTTTCCCGTAGATTGGGCAACCACTCAAAATAATCTCGGCGCTGCTTACAGTGACAGAATTCGAGGAGAGAAGGCAGAAAATATCGAAGAGGCGATATCAAGTTACCGCCATGCCCTGGAAATATATACCCGCGCCGCTTTTCCCGTAGATTGGGCAACCACTCAAAATAATCTCGGCGCTGCTTACAGTGACAGAATTCGAGGAGAGAAGGCAGAAAATATCGAAGAGGCGATATCAAGTTACCGCCATGCCCTGGAAATATATACCCGCGCCGCTTTTCCCGTAGATTGGGCAACCACTCAAAATAATCTCGGCGCTGCTTACAGTGACAGAATTCGAGGAGAGAAGGCAGAAAATATCGAAGAGGCGATATCAAGTTACCGCCATGCCCTGGAAATAAGAACCCGCGCGGCTTTTCCCGTACAATGGGCAACCACTCAAAATAATCTCGGCGCTGCTTACAGTGACAGAATTCGAGGAGAGAAGGCAGAAAATATCGAAGAGGCGATATCAAGTTACCGCCATGCCCTGGAAATATATACCCGCGCGGCTTTTCCCGTACAATGGGCAACCACTCAAAATAATCTCGGCGCTGCTTACAGTGACAGAATTCGAGGAGAGAAGGCAGAAAATATCGAAGAGGCGATATCAAGTTACCGCCATGCCCTGGAAATATATACCCGCGCGGCTTTTCCCGTAGATTGGGCAATGACTCAAAATAATCTCGGCAATGCTTACAGTGACAGAATTCGAGGAGAGAAGGCAGAAAATATCGAAGAGGCGATATCAAGTTACCGCCATGCCCTGGAAATATATACCCGCGCGGCTTTTCCCGTAGATTGGGCAATGACTCAAAATAATCTCGGCAATGCTTACCGTGACAGAATTCGAGGAGAGAAGGCAGAAAATATCGAAGTGGCGATTTCAAGTTACCGCCATGCCCTGGAAATATATACCCGCGCGGCTTTTCCGGTAGAATGTTTGCAAACTAACAATAACTTAGGCAAGCTTTACTTTAGGGAAAGTGCCTGGCAAAATGCCATAGAAGCTTATAATAATGCCATAGAAGCACTCTCTATTAGCCGCGCTTCTGCCTCGACTCCCCAAAGGAAACAATTAGTCATGGAGGCTTCTATAAATGTATATCACAACATCATACAAGCCTATCTCAACAACGGACAAAAGCGAAGCGCCCTAGAATATGTTGAACGCAGTAAAACTCAAAATCTCGTTGAACAGATTACCACCCAACAACGAAAACCAAAAGGAGATATACCCCAAGATATCATTAAAGAACTTAATCGCCTGCGCCATGACATCCGCAACGAACAAAACCATCTAGATAGTCAAGAGCGACAAAATCCCAATTCTCCTCCAGATCGTACCCGTCTTTATGAACTGTTGCAAGAGTTAGAGCAATTTATCGAGGAAAGCATCACACCTCTAGATCCTACCTTTAAACTGACAGAAGCCCCTAAACCTATTTCCTACGAGGAAATAAAGGCGCTGATTGATGACCATGCCGCGATCCTAGAATGGTATATTACCGGTGATAAAATCCTGGCCTTTATCATCACCCATAACCAGGATGAACCTATTGTCTGGCAATCTGAAAATGAAGATAGAGATAAGTTAATTGATTGGACTATTGACGAATATTTAATTCCCTATGATGAAAACTTTCAAGACTGGCAAACTGACTTAGATAAGCGCTTAACCCAACTCGCTAAAATTCTCCATCTAGATGAGATACTCTCTCTTATCCCTCCCGAATGCGAAAAACTGATTCTTATTCCTCATTGGTTTCTGCATTTGTTGCCGCTTCATGCTTTACCCGTTGGTGAAAGGAAAGACCTCTCCCCCAACCCCTCTCCTACAAGGAGAGGGGAGAATATTACTTCAAAACCCTCGTTAGTGAGTCAGGAAAACACAGGGGAAAATTTCACCCCCATTTCCTCGCAGGGAAGGGGGGAAGGGGGGGTTAGGTCATTATTAATAGATGTATTCCCTCAAGGGGTAAACTATATCCCCAGTTGTCAACTCTTACAAATAGTCCAACAGCGCCAACACCAAGATTTTAACGATATATTTATGGTTGCTAACCCCGAGAAAAATCTAAACTTTACCGAAGTAACCGTTAACAAACTGAAGTCTTTATTTAATACCCATACCCTTTTAACCCGAGAAAGCGCCACACAAAGCGCCCTAGCAAACCATCCCCATCTTTTAACCACCCATTGCCTACATTTTTACTGTCATGGTAAATTTAACTTTACCTCTCCCCTAGAGTCAAAACTCGCCTTAGCCGCCTCATCTCTCTCCTTAAAAGACATCTTCAACTTATTCCTTCCTCAATGTCGTCTAGTGACCCTTTGCGCTTGCGAAACCGGGGTAACAGACTTAAACACTATCAGCGACGAATATGTCGGTTTACCGAGTGGGTTTCTCTTTGCCGGCAGTGAGAGTGTAGTCAGTAGCTTATGGACAGTAGACGAACTTTCCAGCATCTTCTTAATGATCGAGTTCTATAATAAATTAAGAGCAGGAAATTCTGTCACCCTAGCCTTAAATGCGGCGCAAACCAGGATCAGAAACCTGAGCAAACAAGACCTAGAAAAATGGCTACACCTAAACCAACTCTCCCTAGATGCCACCCAAATCGAATACCTAGATAAACTGTTAAAACAATCCCCAGAATACCCTTTTCAATCATCATATCATTGGGCGGCTTTTTGTGCCATTGGTAAATAA